The following proteins are co-located in the Desulfobacterales bacterium genome:
- a CDS encoding ATP-binding protein has protein sequence MFYNRENELALLEREHARKRASFTVIYGRRRVGKTSLLNHFMRNKSAIYYYATETTARQQIESFSRQIGEYFNKEYLRHTSFSGLEDLLAFTADHLPEKAPKLILAIDEYPVLSTAVPGCSSIWQKIWDLHLSRKNIHLILCGSSMSMMHSEILDYTAPLYGRRTANIHLQPMRFRDISYFFPHMSAMEQMNVYAALGTVPKYLEMYDAETDFWKNIRDNVLHKDAYLYHEARFLLKDELAEPATFFSILQAVAGGHTRIGDLGSRLGVSPSHLSRYMKKLCELDIIAREVPVTEKNPLKSKLGRYRFRDRYLRFWFEYVFRNSSLLETGHMDTVLQEIKKSFTERFVAHAFEDYVLERIQEAPERFLGFVPTKIGRWWTNKQEIDLVAIGDKKVACIECKWREQPVGYDVYADLKAKSADVGYAAEPLYVLFSKNGFRQSLQEADDARCFTFEETLP, from the coding sequence ATGTTTTATAACAGAGAAAATGAACTCGCTCTGCTGGAGCGGGAGCACGCCCGCAAACGTGCCTCTTTCACGGTGATTTACGGCCGCCGCCGGGTCGGCAAGACATCGCTGTTGAATCATTTCATGCGGAATAAATCCGCCATATACTATTATGCCACGGAAACCACAGCCAGGCAGCAAATCGAGTCTTTTTCCCGCCAAATCGGAGAATATTTCAACAAGGAATATCTTCGGCATACGAGTTTTTCCGGATTGGAAGATCTATTGGCATTTACGGCCGATCATCTGCCTGAAAAAGCCCCGAAACTTATTCTTGCCATAGATGAATACCCGGTATTGTCAACGGCAGTTCCGGGATGCTCCTCAATATGGCAGAAAATCTGGGATCTCCACTTGAGCCGTAAAAACATCCATCTCATTCTCTGCGGCTCCTCCATGTCCATGATGCATTCGGAAATATTGGATTACACCGCCCCCTTATATGGCCGTCGGACGGCCAATATCCATCTCCAACCCATGCGGTTTCGGGATATTTCTTATTTTTTTCCCCATATGTCGGCAATGGAGCAGATGAACGTCTATGCGGCACTCGGGACGGTGCCCAAATATCTTGAAATGTATGATGCGGAAACGGACTTCTGGAAAAATATCCGGGATAATGTACTTCACAAGGATGCCTATCTTTATCATGAAGCGCGGTTTTTGTTGAAAGATGAGCTTGCCGAGCCCGCCACATTTTTTTCGATACTTCAGGCGGTGGCCGGCGGCCATACCCGGATTGGTGATCTGGGATCGCGCCTTGGGGTTTCCCCGTCCCATCTTTCGCGGTATATGAAAAAGCTTTGTGAACTCGATATTATTGCCAGAGAGGTGCCGGTCACTGAAAAGAATCCATTGAAATCCAAACTCGGCCGGTACCGGTTTCGCGACCGGTATCTGCGATTCTGGTTCGAGTATGTTTTCAGAAACAGCTCACTGCTGGAAACCGGCCACATGGATACGGTGCTGCAGGAAATTAAGAAAAGCTTTACAGAACGCTTCGTTGCCCATGCTTTTGAGGATTATGTTTTGGAGCGGATTCAAGAGGCGCCGGAGCGGTTTCTGGGGTTTGTGCCCACAAAGATCGGCAGGTGGTGGACCAATAAACAGGAAATTGACCTGGTGGCCATTGGAGACAAGAAGGTGGCCTGTATTGAATGTAAATGGCGGGAGCAGCCGGTGGGGTATGATGTTTATGCGGATCTCAAGGCCAAATCCGCTGATGTGGGGTATGCGGCGGAACCCCTATATGTGCTTTTTTCCAAAAACGGCTTCCGGCAGAGCCTTCAAGAGGCTGATGACGCGCGCTGTTTTACTTTTGAGGAAACTTTGCCCTGA
- a CDS encoding ATP-binding protein, translating to MFDSIAKLMEKIHLGEDSFLELKEVRISGKRVAAPHRDSLADELAAFANAKGGVCVLGVDDTSREILGIALDKLDLVTDFVRQTCLDSVTPPLNPVIERLSLPAVTGDELAVLKVEVGRSLWVHRSPGGYMHRVGDEKREMTPDFLARLFQQRSQARIIRFDEQPVPDAALDDLETSLWQRFATPRTRDDRDGLLRKLGIAALDGDNLRPSVAGVLMAGKDPRRWLPNAYIQAVAYRGTGIRPAGDQPYQLDAADITGPLDQQVMAACSFVKRNMRTAARKQAGREDVPQFDLTAVFEAMVNAVAHRDYSMQDAKIRLRLFEDRLEIYSPGTIPNTMTVDSLAYRQAARNETITSLLAKCGVPDEEGLQTGRLAMMDKRGEGVSIILENSESLSGRIPEYRLIDDSELLLIIYAAPVAADKESEA from the coding sequence ATGTTCGACAGCATAGCCAAACTCATGGAAAAAATTCACCTGGGCGAAGATTCCTTTCTTGAACTGAAAGAAGTCCGTATTTCAGGAAAACGGGTTGCCGCTCCGCACCGCGATTCGCTGGCTGACGAGCTGGCGGCGTTTGCCAACGCCAAAGGCGGGGTCTGTGTGCTGGGGGTAGACGATACCAGCCGCGAGATCCTGGGTATTGCCCTGGATAAGCTGGATCTGGTGACGGATTTTGTACGGCAGACCTGCCTGGACTCGGTAACGCCGCCGTTGAATCCCGTTATCGAAAGGCTGTCACTGCCCGCGGTAACCGGCGATGAGCTGGCTGTACTGAAGGTGGAGGTCGGTCGTAGCCTCTGGGTGCATCGCAGCCCCGGGGGCTATATGCATCGGGTGGGGGATGAGAAGCGTGAAATGACGCCGGATTTTCTCGCACGATTGTTTCAGCAACGCAGCCAGGCAAGAATCATCCGTTTTGACGAGCAGCCTGTACCCGATGCTGCACTCGATGATTTAGAGACTTCCCTTTGGCAACGGTTTGCAACACCGCGTACCCGTGATGACCGGGACGGTCTGCTGCGAAAACTGGGGATAGCAGCCCTGGATGGCGATAACCTGCGCCCGTCAGTGGCGGGTGTGCTTATGGCCGGCAAAGACCCTCGCCGATGGCTGCCAAACGCCTATATCCAAGCGGTTGCGTATCGCGGCACAGGGATTCGGCCTGCCGGAGACCAGCCCTATCAACTCGATGCCGCCGATATTACCGGCCCGCTGGATCAGCAGGTAATGGCCGCTTGCAGTTTTGTCAAAAGGAACATGAGAACTGCCGCACGCAAACAAGCCGGGAGGGAGGATGTTCCCCAGTTTGATTTGACGGCGGTGTTCGAAGCAATGGTCAACGCGGTCGCCCACCGGGACTATTCCATGCAGGATGCAAAAATACGGCTTCGATTGTTCGAGGATCGGCTGGAGATATATTCGCCCGGGACTATTCCCAACACCATGACCGTGGACAGCTTGGCCTACCGGCAGGCTGCCCGCAACGAGACGATTACAAGTCTGCTGGCAAAGTGCGGCGTCCCGGATGAAGAAGGCTTGCAGACCGGACGGTTGGCCATGATGGATAAACGCGGGGAGGGCGTTTCGATCATCCTTGAGAACAGTGAGTCCCTTTCCGGCCGTATCCCCGAGTATCGCCTGATCGATGACAGCGAGCTGTTGCTGATTATTTATGCCGCGCCGGTTGCCGCCGATAAAGAGTCGGAGGCGTAA
- a CDS encoding DEAD/DEAH box helicase, translating to MRIQTHLKLPEKEFDPAYRAVTDAYNALPLLHQTIVQILAVIYEGVARTHVVNALKKLDIKDIDTDDFTVKSVTPIFDELVDAGLIRKEYSKYQCSAFLAEPLCRQMVDASGPGGFFDEIAGAVQKVLSVKRQGEHYAFSSPGQMIREFRIGLYTGSEEKVYDILAGFQQSRFSYYRYPHPVRVIFKNSSDLDWFSGKLPHGLQADIAGMLVNDRLYNKDFIDSHLFSFLKDSLPSVDGKTAAKAGQDDQIDVGRILLVEQLILRGQLQEAKNRIDGIDTAEVVAFRGALAFLSGRNAAALSHYEEAFMRLKKSTRKRKIYFETLSGIFYVLALLKSGTPQHMMQGQNYTAIAADRSTYRFAPAYHKLNQLIAARDGNTDALEAIKEWEWVPKEEAVTRFLQVLVVYWTDRKRAGKFKKRLLELQRETEQYGYDWLAAELAVLVSHLTKTDKKYLQKPESFFDSSGINCIVNLFQPEDPWKRALNALMQLQKKASDGVEAGKSSRLAWFFNYSEKGKWWTLTPKEQVKQAKGGWSKGRKIALKRLYCEINSFDFLTAQDKRICGQIQESRHLVRGYPEVHYSIGAGALQALVGHPLVFSEDAPDVRVEFVEGKPELTVRQQSNGKFLIAFTHDISGGNDVQVIRETPNRFQVIPVNEDIGRIAKIIGKGVEVPPAGKKELLKAIDHVAPVVTVHSEIEGVGRKAEETPADPTPNIYLRPFGPGLKLEMRVQPFKADGPCFRPGESGETVIAEIGDKTLRTKRDLKQEIALADDAMAACPDLPSRGESEDGRWDWVLKQSEDCLEVLLAVKTIESSVIVKWPEGERFRIRRQADMNRLYLRVRKQKDWFAVSGELKVDSDLVLSMEELLSLLEETPGRFIPLKDGQFLALTEAFRKRLEELRTYSKPAGKNRLFHPLAALPLEAWADDFGGFQSDSHWKAQLKKVNDARSLQPQVPSTFKAELRDYQIEGYNWLARLAHWGVGACLADDMGLGKTIQALAIVLGRAAEGPSLVVAPTSVCMNWETESRRFAPTLSIVTLTNGDREKIMADLKPFDFLLVSYGLLQQEKVAEMLAKVRFETIVLDEAQAIKNLTTKRSQAAMNLNGGFKLITTGTPIENHLGELWNLFQFINPGFLGSFAEFNEKFAIPIEKHQDRNVRRRLKRLVQPFILRRTKHQVIEELPQRTNILLHVELSDEERAFYEALRQKALDNLDKEAGGNAGKSMHLRILAEIMKLRRACCNPQLVLPDTGLPSAKLSLFGEIVSELLENGHKALVFSQFTGHLDLIRQYVAEKGIAYQYLDGSTPQKERKKRVNAFQAGEGELFLISLKAGGLGLNLTAADYVIHMDPWWNPAVEDQAADRAHRIGQKRPVTVYNLVARQTIEEKIVALHRHKRDLADSLLDGADMSGKMSADELLRLIRDQ from the coding sequence ATGCGTATCCAAACCCATCTGAAACTGCCTGAAAAAGAATTTGACCCGGCATACCGCGCCGTGACCGATGCATATAATGCCCTCCCCCTGCTGCATCAAACCATCGTGCAGATACTTGCAGTCATTTACGAAGGGGTGGCCAGAACCCATGTGGTAAACGCCCTGAAGAAACTGGACATAAAAGATATCGATACCGATGATTTTACGGTCAAAAGCGTAACCCCCATATTTGACGAACTGGTGGACGCCGGCCTGATCCGGAAAGAGTATAGCAAATATCAATGCAGTGCTTTTCTGGCGGAACCGCTGTGCCGGCAAATGGTCGATGCGAGCGGGCCAGGCGGGTTTTTTGATGAAATCGCCGGGGCGGTGCAAAAGGTTCTGTCCGTGAAAAGGCAGGGGGAACACTATGCGTTTTCGAGTCCAGGGCAAATGATCCGGGAATTCCGGATCGGTCTGTATACGGGCAGTGAGGAAAAAGTCTATGACATTCTGGCGGGTTTTCAGCAAAGCCGTTTTTCCTATTATCGATATCCGCATCCGGTCCGGGTGATTTTCAAAAACTCTTCGGACCTGGACTGGTTTTCCGGCAAACTCCCCCATGGGCTGCAAGCCGATATCGCCGGAATGCTTGTGAATGACCGATTGTATAATAAAGATTTTATCGATTCCCATCTGTTTTCATTTTTAAAAGATAGCTTGCCCTCAGTTGACGGAAAGACGGCAGCCAAAGCGGGGCAAGACGATCAAATCGATGTGGGGCGGATTCTACTGGTCGAACAACTGATCCTGCGGGGACAGCTCCAGGAGGCAAAGAATCGGATTGATGGTATCGACACGGCGGAAGTGGTCGCCTTCCGGGGGGCTTTGGCGTTTTTGAGCGGGCGGAATGCGGCGGCGCTTTCCCATTATGAAGAAGCGTTTATGCGTTTGAAAAAAAGCACCCGGAAACGCAAGATTTATTTCGAAACGCTCTCCGGGATTTTTTATGTTCTGGCCTTGTTGAAAAGCGGCACCCCCCAGCACATGATGCAGGGACAGAACTATACCGCCATTGCCGCGGATCGATCAACCTACCGGTTTGCCCCCGCCTATCATAAACTCAATCAGCTCATTGCGGCGCGGGATGGGAATACGGATGCCCTGGAAGCCATCAAGGAATGGGAATGGGTTCCCAAAGAAGAAGCGGTAACCCGTTTCCTTCAGGTGCTTGTGGTCTACTGGACGGATCGGAAACGGGCGGGAAAATTTAAAAAGCGGCTCCTGGAACTGCAGCGGGAGACGGAGCAGTATGGATACGACTGGCTTGCCGCGGAATTGGCGGTCCTTGTCTCCCATTTGACAAAAACCGATAAAAAATACCTTCAAAAACCGGAATCATTTTTCGATAGCAGCGGCATCAATTGCATCGTCAATTTGTTCCAGCCGGAAGATCCATGGAAAAGGGCGCTGAATGCATTGATGCAGCTGCAGAAAAAAGCCTCTGATGGGGTGGAAGCCGGAAAATCCTCACGCCTGGCTTGGTTTTTTAATTACAGCGAAAAGGGCAAATGGTGGACCCTTACCCCGAAAGAGCAGGTAAAGCAGGCCAAAGGGGGGTGGAGCAAAGGGCGTAAGATCGCCCTGAAGCGTTTGTATTGCGAAATCAACAGCTTTGATTTCCTGACGGCGCAGGACAAACGGATCTGCGGTCAAATCCAGGAATCCCGGCACCTGGTTCGGGGATATCCGGAGGTCCACTATTCTATTGGAGCCGGCGCCCTGCAGGCCCTGGTCGGCCACCCCTTGGTATTTTCGGAAGACGCCCCCGACGTCCGGGTGGAATTCGTTGAGGGCAAACCGGAATTGACGGTGCGTCAACAGTCCAATGGAAAATTTTTGATCGCCTTTACCCATGATATAAGCGGTGGTAATGACGTTCAAGTCATCCGGGAGACGCCCAACCGGTTCCAAGTGATTCCCGTCAACGAAGATATCGGCCGGATCGCAAAAATTATCGGAAAAGGGGTGGAAGTGCCCCCTGCCGGGAAAAAGGAACTGCTCAAAGCAATTGATCATGTGGCTCCTGTTGTGACCGTGCATTCCGAGATCGAAGGCGTCGGACGGAAAGCCGAAGAAACCCCCGCGGACCCCACCCCGAACATTTATCTGCGCCCCTTTGGCCCCGGGCTTAAACTGGAGATGCGGGTGCAGCCGTTTAAAGCGGACGGCCCTTGTTTTCGGCCCGGAGAAAGCGGCGAAACAGTAATTGCGGAGATCGGAGATAAAACGCTTCGCACCAAACGGGATCTGAAGCAGGAGATCGCACTTGCCGATGACGCCATGGCCGCCTGCCCCGATCTGCCCTCTCGCGGGGAATCCGAGGATGGCCGCTGGGACTGGGTGTTAAAGCAATCCGAAGATTGCCTGGAAGTACTGCTGGCTGTAAAGACCATCGAATCTTCGGTTATCGTAAAATGGCCCGAAGGGGAACGGTTTCGCATCCGTCGGCAAGCGGATATGAACCGGCTCTACCTGCGGGTCCGGAAACAGAAAGACTGGTTTGCCGTATCCGGGGAGCTGAAAGTCGATTCCGACCTGGTGCTTTCCATGGAAGAACTTTTATCCCTGCTGGAAGAAACACCGGGCCGGTTCATTCCATTAAAAGACGGCCAGTTTCTGGCATTGACCGAGGCTTTCCGGAAGCGGCTGGAGGAACTTCGCACCTATTCGAAGCCGGCCGGGAAAAACCGGTTGTTTCACCCGTTGGCCGCGCTGCCGCTGGAAGCGTGGGCGGACGATTTCGGCGGCTTTCAGAGCGATTCCCATTGGAAAGCCCAGTTGAAAAAGGTAAACGACGCCCGCTCTTTACAGCCGCAGGTCCCTTCGACATTCAAAGCCGAACTCCGGGATTATCAGATAGAAGGGTATAACTGGCTGGCCCGGCTGGCTCATTGGGGAGTGGGGGCCTGTCTGGCCGACGATATGGGGCTCGGCAAAACCATCCAGGCCCTGGCCATTGTACTGGGCCGGGCGGCCGAAGGGCCGTCCCTGGTGGTGGCCCCTACATCGGTATGCATGAACTGGGAAACCGAATCCCGGCGGTTTGCGCCCACGCTTTCGATCGTCACCCTGACCAACGGGGATCGCGAAAAGATTATGGCGGACCTGAAACCGTTTGATTTTTTATTGGTCAGCTACGGTCTGCTGCAGCAGGAAAAAGTGGCGGAGATGCTGGCCAAGGTGCGGTTTGAGACCATCGTGCTCGACGAGGCCCAGGCCATCAAGAATCTGACCACCAAACGGTCCCAGGCGGCCATGAATCTCAATGGCGGGTTCAAGCTTATCACCACCGGAACCCCCATCGAAAACCATCTGGGGGAATTGTGGAACCTCTTTCAATTCATCAATCCCGGTTTTCTGGGATCGTTTGCGGAATTCAATGAAAAATTCGCCATTCCTATCGAAAAGCATCAGGACCGGAACGTCCGAAGACGATTAAAGCGGCTGGTGCAGCCCTTTATTCTGAGGCGGACCAAGCATCAGGTGATAGAAGAGCTGCCCCAGCGCACCAACATTTTGCTGCACGTGGAATTAAGTGACGAAGAGCGCGCCTTTTATGAGGCCCTGCGGCAAAAGGCCCTGGACAATCTGGACAAGGAGGCCGGGGGCAATGCCGGCAAAAGCATGCACCTGCGGATTCTGGCCGAAATTATGAAGCTGCGGCGCGCCTGCTGCAACCCCCAACTGGTTCTGCCTGATACCGGACTGCCCAGCGCAAAGCTTTCTTTGTTCGGTGAGATTGTTTCCGAACTCCTGGAAAACGGGCATAAAGCCCTGGTATTCAGCCAGTTTACGGGGCATCTGGACCTTATCCGGCAATATGTGGCGGAAAAAGGGATTGCCTATCAGTACTTGGACGGCAGCACCCCGCAAAAAGAAAGAAAGAAGCGGGTGAATGCCTTTCAGGCCGGGGAGGGCGAGCTGTTTTTGATCAGTTTGAAAGCCGGCGGGCTGGGCTTGAACCTGACAGCGGCCGACTATGTGATTCACATGGATCCCTGGTGGAATCCGGCGGTTGAAGACCAGGCGGCCGACCGGGCGCACCGGATCGGGCAGAAACGGCCGGTCACGGTCTACAACCTGGTGGCCCGGCAGACCATTGAGGAAAAAATCGTGGCCCTGCACCGGCATAAGCGGGACCTGGCCGACAGCCTGCTCGACGGCGCGGACATGAGCGGCAAAATGTCCGCAGATGAACTGCTTCGGCTGATTCGGGATCAGTGA
- a CDS encoding DUF3373 family protein: protein MQYAKRFALFACFLCLILMAAPAAAADHDQKEIDRLEKQVNELNQKLKRQKKESGDLENQVTDQQEQIKTLKQHMTHVYKQTIKDAGLIEKYRLGNEAYLRSSYFDLNREDNDADQEGYDNAFVNYFDLKFSADPSEEVRFHATLTMYKLWGTWNTPEDVRAADFHYSNKPADSALKVKRAYVDYRPSWLNRKINLTFGRLPTSGGYLTKYRYNRPGMTSYPDLTFNAESDGAALTFYFNQSVAKSLNLVYARSEDDIDASPFLRDPDGLEDIDFYTVQLNNRLPFLDNSLCVLQWFRVDNLRPTGDDAFRDNLNRFLMLKGTPINALPNVQFPDELGHVDKYTLQVSNDRLFDWPLDVFASAAYSKTKPNGDKIRVNGLPLNSDKMPPELNEVLNGIQQEIYGNAGPYLGSADNEGSEDGWALYLGLRYHLPFEKLRNPKIGLEYFNGSENWVGLNIAATDPYQKLNTRGSVYEVYWNQPLVEKTLQMRTGYQFISRDYTESLLSGLYGEPKDIDRDDRLFYVSLEYVF from the coding sequence ATGCAATATGCCAAACGCTTCGCCCTTTTCGCCTGTTTTTTATGCCTGATCCTGATGGCTGCACCGGCAGCAGCGGCGGATCACGATCAAAAAGAAATAGACCGGCTTGAAAAACAGGTCAATGAACTGAATCAAAAGCTGAAACGGCAGAAAAAGGAGTCCGGTGATCTTGAAAATCAGGTCACTGATCAGCAGGAGCAGATCAAAACGCTCAAACAGCATATGACCCATGTCTACAAACAGACCATTAAAGATGCCGGCCTGATCGAAAAATACCGACTGGGAAACGAAGCCTATCTGCGTTCCTCCTATTTTGATTTGAACCGCGAAGATAACGACGCGGACCAGGAAGGATACGATAACGCGTTTGTCAACTATTTTGATCTCAAATTCTCGGCCGATCCCAGTGAGGAGGTGCGATTTCACGCCACCCTCACCATGTACAAACTCTGGGGCACCTGGAACACCCCGGAAGATGTCAGGGCCGCTGATTTTCACTATTCCAACAAGCCCGCGGACTCCGCGCTCAAGGTTAAACGGGCCTATGTTGACTACCGCCCGTCATGGCTTAATCGAAAGATTAATTTAACTTTCGGCCGGCTGCCCACCTCAGGCGGGTATTTAACCAAATACCGGTACAACCGGCCGGGCATGACCAGTTATCCGGACCTGACATTTAATGCCGAGTCCGACGGGGCGGCACTCACTTTTTATTTTAATCAGTCCGTTGCCAAATCCCTGAACCTGGTCTACGCCAGAAGCGAGGATGATATTGATGCCAGCCCGTTTTTAAGAGATCCGGACGGACTTGAAGATATTGACTTCTACACCGTCCAGTTGAATAACCGCCTGCCGTTTCTGGATAATTCATTGTGCGTGCTTCAGTGGTTCCGGGTGGACAACCTGCGGCCCACCGGCGATGACGCCTTCAGGGACAATCTGAACCGGTTTTTGATGCTTAAAGGAACCCCAATAAACGCATTGCCAAATGTCCAATTCCCCGATGAACTCGGCCATGTGGATAAATACACCCTTCAAGTCTCCAATGACCGGCTGTTTGACTGGCCGCTTGATGTCTTTGCCAGTGCGGCCTACAGCAAAACAAAGCCAAACGGAGATAAAATTCGGGTCAACGGCCTGCCGCTCAACTCCGATAAAATGCCGCCGGAATTAAATGAGGTGCTCAACGGCATCCAGCAGGAGATCTACGGCAATGCCGGCCCCTATCTGGGCTCTGCCGACAATGAAGGTTCCGAGGACGGATGGGCACTATATCTGGGCCTTCGGTATCATCTGCCATTTGAAAAACTGCGTAACCCGAAAATCGGCCTTGAATATTTCAACGGTTCGGAGAACTGGGTGGGGTTAAATATCGCGGCAACCGACCCCTATCAAAAACTGAATACGCGGGGCAGCGTCTATGAGGTATACTGGAATCAGCCCTTGGTTGAAAAAACCCTACAGATGCGGACCGGTTATCAGTTTATCAGCCGAGATTATACGGAATCCCTTCTCTCAGGGCTTTATGGCGAGCCAAAAGATATCGACCGGGACGACCGGCTGTTCTATGTCAGTCTGGAATATGTTTTTTAA
- a CDS encoding DUF1499 domain-containing protein → MKGFSALGILTISFLGLVLILSGCGRPDTGLTNGRFLPCPDSPNCVSSMAEGARHAIEPIAYEGRREAAKKAMRTVIQSMKRSRLIADSENYIHAEFRSLIFRFVDDVELFFPEDANVIHMKSASRTGYSDLGVNRKRLEEIRRRFKSITSRSESYDT, encoded by the coding sequence ATGAAAGGATTCAGCGCACTTGGTATATTAACGATCAGCTTTTTGGGACTTGTTTTGATCCTATCCGGCTGCGGCAGGCCGGATACCGGTTTAACCAACGGCCGGTTTTTGCCCTGCCCGGATTCACCGAACTGTGTGTCTTCCATGGCAGAAGGCGCCAGGCACGCGATTGAGCCGATTGCCTATGAGGGAAGGCGCGAGGCGGCCAAAAAGGCGATGCGCACTGTCATTCAATCCATGAAGCGATCCCGGCTGATTGCGGATTCGGAAAATTATATTCATGCGGAGTTCCGCTCGCTCATATTCCGGTTCGTGGATGATGTGGAGCTTTTCTTCCCTGAAGATGCCAATGTGATTCATATGAAATCCGCCTCCCGGACCGGGTATTCGGATTTGGGAGTAAACCGCAAACGCCTGGAGGAAATCCGCCGGCGGTTTAAGTCTATAACCTCAAGGAGTGAATCATATGACACTTAA
- a CDS encoding alpha/beta hydrolase: MRQKSLKPIIGTLILLLLLGLAALYYLSPDWMGRSALAFERFRAGIAKRSLTTNNIRFAYLTGGDGPVMVLLHGFGGNKDNFTRLAGRLTDHYKIIIPDLPGFGESTRNPQWDYSMPAQASRLHDFITALEIESFHLAGNSMGGGIATAYAARHPEQVKSLCLMAPGHVSSAPPSELFQMIENGENPFLLENRGDYSELMEMAFAEVPFIPRPIRVYMAKQMQADRGFLEQAMDNILKNPYAVENHILDYPGPVLVIWGNKDRILHPKGANILAAKAPRIKKALIENCGHLPMIEKPRETARHYQAFLSVI, from the coding sequence TTGCGTCAAAAAAGCCTGAAACCCATTATCGGGACGTTGATCCTGCTGCTGCTGTTGGGGCTTGCCGCCCTCTATTATCTGTCACCGGACTGGATGGGCCGATCCGCCCTTGCCTTTGAACGATTCAGGGCGGGGATTGCAAAGCGGTCGCTTACCACGAATAATATACGATTCGCCTACCTTACGGGCGGCGATGGCCCGGTGATGGTGCTGCTCCACGGCTTTGGCGGCAACAAGGATAATTTCACCCGCCTGGCTGGCCGCTTAACCGATCATTATAAAATTATTATTCCGGATCTGCCGGGCTTTGGCGAATCGACGAGAAATCCGCAGTGGGATTACTCAATGCCCGCTCAGGCTTCAAGGCTTCACGACTTTATCACGGCCCTGGAGATCGAATCATTCCATCTGGCCGGAAATTCCATGGGCGGGGGCATTGCCACCGCATACGCCGCGCGGCATCCCGAGCAGGTAAAAAGCCTTTGCCTGATGGCCCCGGGGCATGTGAGCAGTGCGCCTCCTTCCGAACTTTTCCAAATGATAGAGAACGGTGAAAACCCATTTTTACTTGAAAATAGGGGAGACTACAGCGAATTAATGGAGATGGCCTTTGCTGAGGTGCCCTTTATTCCGCGTCCGATCCGCGTCTATATGGCCAAACAGATGCAGGCAGACAGGGGTTTTCTCGAACAGGCCATGGATAATATCCTGAAAAACCCCTATGCGGTGGAAAACCATATTCTGGACTATCCGGGGCCGGTTCTCGTCATATGGGGCAATAAAGACCGGATTCTGCACCCCAAAGGCGCAAATATTCTGGCGGCAAAAGCGCCGCGCATCAAAAAAGCCCTGATTGAAAATTGCGGCCATTTGCCCATGATTGAAAAGCCGAGAGAAACCGCGCGTCACTATCAAGCGTTTTTAAGTGTCATATGA
- a CDS encoding nitroreductase family protein, which produces MAIYRMADRCNLCMRCVSDCISGVWQIENEEPVAALPERCNLCSHCVAVCPTEAIVHDKLDPSQVRPIDKNRIDPNACRETVITRRSVRQYLKKPVRRKTVQNIIDLAGYSPTATNSQHVEYTVLTDPARLNKVSEEVFAIGRKIYDWAQTSPGRMVFGGLKLYPAMARLFEKYIDPMDDYIAQMDAGRDLILHNAPVLILIHAPARSFFGAANCNIAATNIMNYAHALGLGTCMIGFVTLASRFSKQLTQTIELPEGRKIHASLVLGHPKYDYSHTVSRKKPAVQWISKE; this is translated from the coding sequence ATGGCGATTTATCGCATGGCGGACAGATGCAACCTTTGCATGCGGTGTGTAAGCGACTGCATATCCGGGGTCTGGCAGATAGAAAACGAGGAGCCGGTGGCGGCTCTCCCGGAACGGTGTAACCTGTGCAGCCATTGCGTAGCGGTCTGCCCCACGGAAGCGATCGTCCATGATAAGCTGGACCCCAGCCAGGTCCGGCCGATTGATAAAAACCGGATTGATCCCAATGCCTGCCGGGAAACGGTTATTACCCGCCGGAGTGTGCGGCAGTATCTAAAAAAACCGGTACGGCGCAAGACTGTACAAAATATCATCGATCTGGCCGGGTATTCGCCCACCGCCACCAACAGCCAGCATGTGGAATATACTGTGCTTACAGATCCGGCTCGATTAAACAAGGTGTCAGAAGAGGTGTTTGCCATTGGCCGAAAAATTTATGACTGGGCCCAAACCTCGCCCGGCAGAATGGTGTTTGGCGGCTTAAAGCTTTACCCGGCAATGGCGCGGCTGTTTGAAAAATACATTGACCCCATGGATGATTACATCGCCCAGATGGATGCCGGACGGGATCTGATCCTTCACAATGCGCCCGTCCTGATTTTAATCCACGCCCCGGCCCGCTCGTTTTTCGGCGCCGCCAACTGCAATATCGCGGCGACAAACATCATGAATTACGCCCACGCACTGGGCCTCGGCACCTGCATGATCGGTTTTGTCACCCTGGCCAGCCGGTTCAGCAAGCAGCTAACCCAAACTATCGAACTGCCCGAAGGCCGGAAAATCCATGCCAGCCTTGTGCTTGGGCACCCCAAATACGACTACAGCCACACGGTGTCCAGAAAAAAACCCGCTGTTCAGTGGATATCAAAAGAATAG